The Streptomyces sp. NBC_01298 genome contains the following window.
CGCGAGGTCCGCCGGTTCCGCAAGGAGCAGGGCCTCGACGACAAGCAGAAGGTCCCGGCCCGCCTGGACCTGTCCGCCACCACGCTGGCCGCCCACGAGGCCGCCATCCGCCAGGTGCTGCGCCTCCAGCCGGAGGGCGACGCCTTCAGCGCCACCGCGACCCTGCCGGTCGCCGGCGCCACCGTCGCGCTCGACCTGTCGGGCACCATCGACATCCCGGCGGAGCGCAAGCGGCTGAGCAAGGACCTGGCCGCCGCCGAGAAGGAGAAGCAGCAGGCCGAGGCGAAGCTCGGGAACGAGGCGTTCATCGCCAAGGCTCCCGACAACGTCGTGGACAAGATCAAGGGCCGGCTGTCCAAGGCGGAAGGCGACATCGCCCGCCTGAAGGCCCAGCTGGAAGCCCTCCCCGAGGGCTGACGACTCCGGCAAGGCCGGCAGCTCCGGCAAAGGCAAAGACGCAAGCGAAGGCCCCCACGCCGTCGGTCGACGTGGGGGCCTTCGCCGTATCTGTTCCCCGCGAGGGGCCGGGCGTCACAGCAGCCGGGTGCCGAACTTCGTCAGGATGAGCGCCGCCACCACGCCGTACGCCGCCAGCGGCACGACCCAGTGGGGGAGCGCCCGCAGCCGGGAGCCGGCCGGGGCCAGGTGGCGGGTGACGTACCAGAACAGCGGGATCATCACCGCCCAGACGACCATGCACCACGGGCACAGGGCCCCGATCACGTACAGGCACTGGCTGATCAGCCACACCGTGAAGGCGAATCCGGCCGCGATCCCGGCCCACAGCCCGCGCCACAGCCACCGGGGGAACAGCGCCCCGGCGACCAGGGCCGTGCCCAGTCCGGCGAGGGCCGCGAAGCCGGCCAGGCCGAGCAGCATGTTGGGGAAGCCGAGCAGGTTGCCCTGCCAGGTGGTCATCACGTCGCCGCAGCTCAGCACCGCGTTGACGTTGCAGCCCGGGGTGAAGAGGGGGTCCTCCAGGGTGCGGATGCGGTCGTAGGTGAGGACGCCGGAGGCCAGGGCGCCGATGAGGCCGCCGATGAGCAGGAGCAGGGCGGTGCCCCGCGGGGTCGTCGGTCCCCGTTGGGCGGTCGTTCCCCTATGGGTGGTCATTCTCCCGACGCTACGAGCGTGCCGGCGGCCCCGGGTAGAGCGGAACGCCTCCGGACCGAAGGACCTCCGGCCTGTCCGAAGTGCCCTAAATCACGCCTTCTCGGGTCCGGGCGGCCCGGATGCGGGGGTGCCGAGCACGGATGATGGAGGGCATGCACGTCAAGCCCGCCCCTTCGGCGCCCCACCGGCTCACGGCCTTCGGCCGCCGGCTCGGGCAGGGCTGGGCCGGGTCGCCGCGCGTGATGGACCTGCTGGCGGCGCTCAGCTGCCTGGGCCTGATGGCGCTCGACCTGCCGGGCCTGGCGGCCGCCGACAACTCGCTGAGCGGGCCCTCCGCGGCGGTCGTCCTGGCCGTCGGCTGCTCCACGCTGCTGGTGCGGCGCCGACTGCCCTGGGTCTCGTACCTCGCCGCGCTGGTCTTCATCGGCTGGCTGCACGAGCTGACCCTGATCCAGTTCGCGCTGTACTCGGTGGGCCGCTTCCGCGGGCGCCGGGCCGGTGTCCTCGCCACCTTGGGCTACGTCGCCTTCGCGCTGTGCCTGTTCTGCTGCGTGCCGGGCTGGCCGCTGGCCCGGGCCGAGACCCTCAGCTCCTTCCTCAGCCTCGTCGTGCCCATCGGGGTCCTCGCCTCGGCCGTCGGCATCGCCGCCTACCGGCACGACCTGGTGCGCGAGCTCGACACCCGGCGCGCCGAGTCCGCCGTGCTCCAGGCGGTCCAGCAGGAGCGGACCTCCGTCGCCCGCGACGTCCACGACTTCGTCGGGCGCGAGCTGACCCTGCTGACGGTCCGCTCCGAGGTGCTGTCGATGCGCTCGCGCGAAACGGCGTACGCGAAGGACTTTGAAGAGCTCGCCGACACCGCGCGCCGGGCCCACCTGGTGCTCAACGAGATCATCGTGCAGCGCGGGGAGCGGGCGGCGACCCCGGGCGTGGAGGGGCTGGCGGTGCTCGCGGAGGAGAGCGGCCGCGCGGGTTCGCCCGTACGGCTCGCCCTGGATCCGGCCGTGCACGGACTGTCGCCGCTGCGTCAGGCGGCGGTCTACCGGGTGGTGCAGGAATGCCTGACCAACGCCGCCAAGCACGCGCGCGGCCAAACCATCGAGGTGTCCATCGCGGCCGACGGTCCGCAGCTGCGGATCGCCGTCCGCAACGGGCTGGCGGAGCGCCACCCGACCCGGGCCCCCGTCTCGGCGGGCTCGGGCACGGCCAGCATGTCGGAGCGCGTGCGGAGCCTGGGCGGCACCCTGACGGCGACGCGCACGCGGGACGCGTACGAGG
Protein-coding sequences here:
- a CDS encoding vitamin K epoxide reductase family protein, whose protein sequence is MTTHRGTTAQRGPTTPRGTALLLLIGGLIGALASGVLTYDRIRTLEDPLFTPGCNVNAVLSCGDVMTTWQGNLLGFPNMLLGLAGFAALAGLGTALVAGALFPRWLWRGLWAGIAAGFAFTVWLISQCLYVIGALCPWCMVVWAVMIPLFWYVTRHLAPAGSRLRALPHWVVPLAAYGVVAALILTKFGTRLL
- a CDS encoding sensor histidine kinase, which encodes MHVKPAPSAPHRLTAFGRRLGQGWAGSPRVMDLLAALSCLGLMALDLPGLAAADNSLSGPSAAVVLAVGCSTLLVRRRLPWVSYLAALVFIGWLHELTLIQFALYSVGRFRGRRAGVLATLGYVAFALCLFCCVPGWPLARAETLSSFLSLVVPIGVLASAVGIAAYRHDLVRELDTRRAESAVLQAVQQERTSVARDVHDFVGRELTLLTVRSEVLSMRSRETAYAKDFEELADTARRAHLVLNEIIVQRGERAATPGVEGLAVLAEESGRAGSPVRLALDPAVHGLSPLRQAAVYRVVQECLTNAAKHARGQTIEVSIAADGPQLRIAVRNGLAERHPTRAPVSAGSGTASMSERVRSLGGTLTATRTRDAYEVIATLPKG